The following are from one region of the Ruficoccus sp. ZRK36 genome:
- a CDS encoding (Fe-S)-binding protein, with product MATCLCDAFFDDVAKATVQVLEYLGVEVEFPADQTCCGQPAFNAGDWKASRKVVRHVVDAFKGEDPVVIPSGSCAAMLFHGALLEFEKEDDLPEVQQLANRSWELLDYIVNGLGVTEWPGSFPHKVSFHRSCHLRGTCSGPAALQLMESIDGLEIATFGEAEQCCGFGGAFSVSHPNVSGKMGQLKIENILAADPEYLVAADMGCLLHLGGIVDKGGKNLPRFHVAQVLRDALISANLLPAD from the coding sequence ATGGCGACCTGCCTGTGCGACGCGTTTTTCGACGATGTGGCCAAGGCGACCGTGCAAGTCCTCGAATACCTCGGGGTCGAGGTGGAGTTCCCCGCCGACCAGACCTGCTGCGGACAGCCGGCCTTTAATGCCGGGGACTGGAAAGCCTCCCGCAAAGTGGTGCGCCATGTGGTGGATGCGTTCAAGGGTGAAGACCCGGTCGTGATCCCCTCCGGCTCCTGTGCGGCCATGCTGTTTCACGGTGCGCTGCTGGAGTTCGAGAAGGAGGACGACCTGCCCGAGGTGCAGCAGCTGGCGAATCGCTCATGGGAGCTGCTCGACTACATCGTCAATGGCCTTGGTGTGACCGAGTGGCCGGGCTCTTTCCCGCATAAAGTTTCCTTCCACCGCTCCTGCCACCTGCGTGGCACCTGTAGCGGCCCGGCTGCCCTCCAGTTGATGGAGTCGATTGACGGGCTGGAGATCGCCACCTTTGGAGAGGCCGAGCAGTGCTGCGGCTTCGGGGGCGCATTCTCGGTCAGCCATCCGAATGTCTCCGGTAAGATGGGCCAGCTCAAGATCGAGAATATCCTCGCCGCCGACCCCGAGTATCTCGTCGCCGCAGACATGGGCTGCCTGCTGCATCTGGGCGGTATCGTGGATAAGGGCGGTAAGAACCTGCCCCGTTTTCACGTGGCGCAGGTCCTGCGTGATGCGCTGATCTCTGCTAACCTTTTACCCGCTGACTGA